Proteins encoded in a region of the Elusimicrobiota bacterium genome:
- a CDS encoding TSUP family transporter → MIVILYILLGLFAGAISGMIGIGGGVIIIPALIYGFGFSQLSAQGTTLALMIPPIGLLAAWTYYKGGYVNLTAAALICAGFFIGGFVGSKLAVFLPPLFIKKIFGSTLLAIALYMIFG, encoded by the coding sequence ATGATAGTGATATTGTATATATTGCTTGGACTGTTTGCAGGCGCAATTAGCGGTATGATAGGAATCGGCGGAGGCGTTATAATTATACCCGCATTGATCTATGGATTTGGATTCAGTCAGCTATCGGCGCAAGGTACAACGCTCGCATTAATGATTCCCCCGATAGGATTACTTGCTGCTTGGACATATTACAAAGGGGGATACGTAAACCTTACTGCCGCAGCATTAATATGCGCAGGTTTCTTTATTGGAGGATTTGTCGGTAGTAAACTTGCCGTATTTCTTCCACCTCTTTTTATCAAAAAAATTTTCGGATCAACACTCCTTGCGATTGCGCTCTATATGATTTTTGGATAA